A single region of the Insulibacter thermoxylanivorax genome encodes:
- a CDS encoding glycoside hydrolase family 44 protein — translation MMQDNGVSKPRRSRFKWLSMFTAGIIACSSWLSVPFAPQAAASTAITIQVDTSRDRGEISPYIYGTNQDFSEHLTVRRFGGNRTTGYNWENNMSNAGSDWYHSSDNYACTFTETPEDKCNEPGGVLSTFHEQSIAQGAYSLITLPLAGYVSRDGNGTVLESETAPSHRWDEVVYRKGAPFTLTPNLNDGKVYVDEEVHFLVHKYGNASTPTGVKGYSLDNEPALWPHTHPRIHPNITGVQELLDRSIALANAVKDVDPYAEIFGPALYGYAAYTGLQDAEDWEDLRGDYGWFIDYYLDHMRQASEAEGKRLLDVLDVHWYPEARGDDIRITDQVGTKETRKARLQAPRTLWDPTYIEDSWIGQWGSHHLPLLPTLQQSIDTYYPGTKLAITEFNYGAQNEITGGIAMVDVLGIFGKYDVYMSNFWLFDGGYDYVKSAYELYRNYDGSRSTYGDIRVYAETSDIENSSAYASVTSETNDELHLIVLNKSLDTPLEATIQVTSNQLYRFGEVYGFDEASPEIRRFTAIPSIDNNQFTYTIPPLTAYHMVLITEEGDGTDPPQDKPDSVTGISAQTVLTWNASEGADSYNIKRATNPEGPYQLIANVRGTSYTDTSLEENVTYYYIITAVNEAGESPAASLISIKIGSIELPDPDEPGPGEPGGPGSEDPVPQPDGDLVVQYMAADTDPVNNQIKPHFNIVNRGASPVNMSDLKLRYYFTKDGSEGVNAWIDWAEIGSSNIQTVFTDSYVELRFTSGAGSIPAGGQSGIIQLRMAKENWSNFDESNDYSFDPSKTLFADWERVTLYQNDKLVWGIEPTN, via the coding sequence ATGATGCAAGATAACGGCGTAAGTAAGCCACGCAGGTCCAGATTCAAATGGCTTTCCATGTTCACTGCCGGCATCATAGCGTGCAGCTCATGGCTTTCGGTCCCCTTTGCTCCCCAGGCAGCAGCTTCAACGGCGATTACGATTCAGGTCGATACGAGCCGCGATCGAGGGGAGATCAGTCCGTATATCTACGGCACGAATCAGGATTTTTCGGAACATCTTACGGTGCGGCGTTTCGGCGGCAACCGGACCACCGGTTACAACTGGGAGAACAATATGTCTAATGCCGGCAGCGATTGGTATCACTCCAGTGACAATTATGCCTGTACCTTCACTGAAACGCCTGAAGATAAGTGCAATGAGCCGGGCGGTGTGCTGTCCACCTTCCATGAACAATCTATCGCACAAGGAGCATACTCACTGATCACCTTGCCGCTTGCCGGATACGTGTCGCGGGATGGGAACGGCACCGTTCTCGAAAGCGAAACCGCTCCTTCCCATCGCTGGGATGAAGTTGTGTATCGGAAGGGGGCACCGTTCACCTTGACCCCTAATCTGAATGACGGCAAGGTCTATGTGGATGAGGAGGTGCATTTCCTCGTGCACAAATATGGCAACGCTTCGACGCCAACGGGGGTAAAGGGCTATTCTCTAGACAATGAACCGGCGTTGTGGCCGCATACCCATCCGAGGATCCATCCGAACATCACCGGGGTGCAAGAGCTTCTCGACCGTAGCATCGCGCTGGCGAATGCGGTGAAGGATGTCGATCCATATGCTGAGATCTTCGGCCCTGCGCTCTATGGTTATGCTGCTTATACCGGACTGCAGGACGCCGAGGATTGGGAAGATCTCCGCGGCGATTACGGCTGGTTCATCGATTATTACTTAGATCATATGCGCCAAGCATCGGAAGCAGAGGGCAAGCGTCTGCTGGACGTGCTGGATGTGCATTGGTACCCCGAAGCCAGAGGGGACGACATCCGCATCACCGACCAGGTGGGTACCAAAGAGACCAGGAAAGCCAGACTGCAAGCGCCTCGTACCCTCTGGGATCCCACGTATATCGAGGACAGCTGGATCGGGCAGTGGGGCAGCCACCATCTGCCGCTGCTGCCGACGCTGCAGCAATCGATCGATACGTACTATCCGGGCACGAAGCTGGCGATTACGGAATTTAACTACGGGGCACAGAATGAGATCACCGGCGGCATCGCCATGGTCGATGTGCTCGGCATCTTCGGCAAGTACGATGTCTACATGTCCAACTTCTGGCTGTTCGACGGCGGCTATGACTATGTCAAGTCAGCCTACGAACTCTATCGCAACTATGACGGCAGCCGCTCGACTTACGGTGATATTCGTGTCTATGCTGAGACCTCGGATATCGAGAATAGTTCGGCATACGCCTCTGTAACCAGTGAAACCAATGATGAGCTGCATCTGATCGTCTTGAACAAGAGTTTGGATACGCCGCTGGAAGCGACAATCCAAGTGACGAGCAATCAGCTCTACCGCTTCGGCGAGGTCTACGGCTTCGATGAAGCAAGTCCGGAGATTCGCAGGTTCACTGCGATCCCATCGATCGATAACAATCAGTTTACCTATACGATTCCGCCTCTTACGGCTTATCATATGGTACTAATAACTGAGGAGGGTGACGGAACGGATCCACCCCAGGATAAGCCTGACAGCGTCACAGGGATCTCTGCGCAAACTGTCTTGACTTGGAATGCTTCGGAAGGTGCAGATTCTTACAACATCAAGCGGGCGACGAATCCGGAAGGACCTTACCAGCTGATCGCTAATGTCAGAGGAACTTCCTATACCGACACTTCTCTGGAGGAGAATGTCACTTATTACTACATCATCACCGCGGTAAACGAAGCAGGGGAGAGCCCGGCTGCATCGCTGATCAGCATCAAGATCGGTTCCATTGAACTGCCTGATCCCGATGAGCCTGGACCCGGTGAACCCGGAGGACCTGGATCGGAAGATCCTGTCCCGCAGCCCGACGGAGACTTAGTTGTTCAATATATGGCCGCTGACACCGATCCGGTGAACAACCAGATCAAACCGCACTTCAACATCGTGAATCGCGGTGCAAGCCCGGTGAACATGAGCGATCTGAAGCTGCGGTACTACTTCACAAAGGATGGCAGCGAAGGGGTGAATGCCTGGATCGATTGGGCGGAGATCGGATCATCCAATATCCAAACCGTGTTTACCGACTCCTACGTGGAACTGCGGTTTACCAGCGGAGCAGGTTCGATCCCTGCCGGCGGTCAGAGCGGCATCATTCAACTGCGCATGGCGAAGGAAAATTGGTCGAATTTCGACGAAAGCAATGACTACTCCTTCGATCCTAGTAAGACTTTATTCGCAGATTGGGAGCGTGTGACACTCTATCAAAATGACAAATTAGTATGGGGAATAGAGCCTACTAATTAG
- a CDS encoding glycoside hydrolase family 48 protein gives MKKSFFKRKLGSVALALTMTASLFTGIGGDRAVTAHAAPSDPAYNVTADSVYKTRFLELYNQIKDPNNGYFSPEGIPYHSVETLISEAPDYGHMTTSEAYSYWLWLETLYGYYTGDWSKLEAAWDNMETYIIPGAAEQPTMSYYNPSSPATYAAEHPYPDMYPSDISGQYPTGQDPLDAELKQTYGSNTTYLMHWLLDVDNWYQFGNLLSPSHTATYVNTFQRGEQESVWEAVPHPSQDDHSFGKPGEGFMTLFTKENQPPAKQWRYTNASDADARAVQVMYWAKELGYNNQVYLDKAKKMGDFLRYDMYDKYFQQIGSASDGSPNSGNGKNSAHYLMAWYTAWGGGLGDDGSGNWAWRIGSSHTHQGYQNPVAAYALSQPDGGLIPRSPTAQSDWEISLERQLEFYNWLQSTEGAIAGGATNSWNGNYSSYPSGVSTFYGMAYDDHPVYHDPGSNQWFGFQAWSVERVAELYYILASKGDTSSKYFRMAKQVIDKWVDWSIDYVFVNERPVTDNDGYYLDANGNRVSGRDPAIATVAAPGEFSLPSTLEWSGQPDPWNGFDAYDGDNANLTVMVKDPSQDVGVLGSYAKALIFYAAGVKAETGDYTDLAASAKQKVEDLLDIAWQYNDGIGIAIPEERADYYRYFTKEIYIPNDWTGVMGQGNTVSASMGVPSDPAKGGNGGYISYADLRPNIVNDPQWSYLESIYQSSYNESTGEWENGKPTFVYHRFWAQVDMATAYAEYERILGSGTGDPGEEPGEPSDEPPAVPLGLTATAGDKRVDLDWQDASRADSYLVKRSTTSGGPYTVIAQVTSSQYIDTNVTNGTTYYYVVSAVNDHGESANSIQVSATPKDDTPTPAPEGDLVVQYRAADTNPYDNQIKPHFNIVNRGSTAVNLSELTLRYYFSKDGNQPMNAWIDWAQIGSSNIQTTFTDTYVELSFTNGAGSISAGGQTGDIQLRMSKNDWSNFDETNDYSFDPTKTSYADWDRVTLYLNGQLVWGIEP, from the coding sequence ATGAAGAAATCTTTCTTCAAACGGAAGTTGGGAAGCGTGGCCTTGGCTTTGACCATGACCGCCTCTCTCTTCACAGGGATTGGAGGTGACCGCGCTGTTACAGCCCATGCGGCTCCAAGTGATCCAGCTTACAATGTCACAGCGGATTCCGTGTACAAGACGAGATTCCTGGAACTTTACAACCAGATCAAAGATCCGAATAACGGATATTTCTCGCCGGAGGGGATCCCCTACCACTCCGTGGAGACGCTGATCAGCGAGGCGCCGGATTACGGACACATGACAACTTCCGAGGCTTACAGCTATTGGCTGTGGCTGGAGACGCTGTACGGCTATTACACCGGGGATTGGAGCAAGCTGGAAGCTGCGTGGGATAATATGGAGACCTATATCATTCCTGGTGCGGCTGAGCAGCCGACGATGAGCTATTACAATCCATCGAGTCCTGCTACTTATGCTGCGGAACATCCTTATCCGGATATGTATCCAAGCGATATTTCCGGACAATATCCGACCGGCCAAGATCCGCTGGATGCTGAATTGAAACAAACTTACGGCAGCAACACCACTTATCTGATGCACTGGCTGCTCGACGTCGATAACTGGTATCAGTTCGGCAATCTCTTGTCGCCCTCGCATACGGCAACGTATGTGAATACATTCCAGCGCGGAGAGCAGGAGTCGGTATGGGAAGCGGTTCCGCACCCTTCCCAAGATGATCACAGCTTTGGCAAGCCGGGCGAAGGATTCATGACCTTGTTCACCAAGGAGAATCAGCCGCCGGCGAAACAGTGGCGTTATACGAATGCCAGCGATGCGGACGCCCGCGCCGTGCAAGTGATGTACTGGGCTAAGGAGTTAGGCTATAACAATCAAGTGTACTTGGATAAGGCCAAGAAGATGGGGGATTTCCTCCGCTATGATATGTACGACAAGTATTTCCAACAGATTGGAAGCGCTTCAGACGGTTCGCCCAATTCAGGTAACGGCAAGAATTCCGCCCATTACCTGATGGCTTGGTATACGGCCTGGGGCGGCGGGCTTGGCGATGACGGCAGCGGAAACTGGGCTTGGCGGATCGGTTCCAGCCATACGCACCAAGGCTATCAGAACCCGGTTGCTGCATACGCACTGTCGCAGCCGGATGGCGGCTTGATCCCGCGCTCTCCGACGGCACAGAGTGATTGGGAGATCTCCCTTGAGCGTCAGCTGGAGTTCTACAACTGGCTGCAGTCCACAGAAGGCGCGATTGCGGGTGGTGCGACCAACAGCTGGAACGGTAATTACAGCAGCTATCCAAGCGGTGTGAGCACCTTCTACGGCATGGCTTATGACGATCATCCGGTCTATCATGATCCGGGTTCGAACCAGTGGTTCGGCTTCCAAGCATGGTCCGTAGAGCGTGTTGCAGAGCTGTACTATATCTTAGCTTCCAAAGGTGATACGAGCTCTAAGTATTTCCGAATGGCGAAGCAAGTGATCGACAAATGGGTGGATTGGTCCATCGACTATGTCTTCGTCAATGAACGCCCGGTTACTGATAACGATGGATACTACCTTGATGCTAACGGCAATCGGGTCAGCGGCCGCGATCCGGCGATCGCAACGGTGGCTGCTCCCGGGGAATTCTCACTGCCTTCTACACTCGAGTGGTCGGGACAACCGGATCCATGGAACGGTTTCGACGCCTATGATGGGGATAATGCGAACCTCACGGTAATGGTGAAGGATCCGAGTCAGGATGTCGGTGTGCTGGGCAGCTATGCGAAGGCACTGATCTTCTATGCCGCCGGCGTCAAAGCGGAAACTGGGGACTACACAGATCTGGCCGCTTCGGCTAAGCAGAAAGTCGAAGATCTGCTCGATATCGCATGGCAATACAATGACGGAATCGGCATCGCGATACCGGAAGAACGTGCGGATTATTACCGCTATTTCACGAAGGAGATCTATATCCCGAACGATTGGACAGGCGTGATGGGTCAAGGCAATACTGTCTCCGCGAGCATGGGCGTACCGTCAGATCCTGCCAAGGGCGGCAACGGCGGTTATATCAGCTATGCTGATCTGCGGCCCAATATCGTCAACGACCCGCAGTGGAGCTATCTTGAGTCCATCTATCAATCCTCCTACAACGAATCAACCGGCGAGTGGGAGAACGGCAAGCCGACTTTCGTCTATCACCGCTTCTGGGCACAGGTCGACATGGCTACTGCCTATGCCGAGTATGAGCGCATCCTTGGTTCGGGAACAGGGGATCCGGGCGAAGAACCAGGAGAGCCGAGCGATGAGCCGCCGGCAGTTCCGCTGGGCTTAACGGCAACAGCCGGCGACAAGCGGGTGGATCTGGATTGGCAGGATGCATCCCGAGCTGACTCCTACCTGGTGAAGCGTTCGACGACCAGCGGCGGTCCGTATACCGTGATCGCACAAGTAACCTCATCCCAGTATATTGACACGAACGTCACCAATGGCACGACCTATTATTATGTGGTCAGCGCTGTGAATGATCACGGCGAAAGTGCGAACTCCATCCAAGTCAGCGCCACGCCTAAGGATGATACACCAACTCCTGCTCCTGAGGGCGATCTAGTCGTTCAATACCGCGCAGCGGATACCAATCCTTATGACAACCAGATTAAGCCGCATTTTAATATCGTGAACCGCGGTTCAACAGCGGTGAACCTCAGCGAGCTGACCTTGCGCTATTACTTCAGCAAAGACGGCAATCAGCCGATGAACGCCTGGATCGATTGGGCACAGATCGGCAGCAGTAATATTCAGACGACCTTTACAGATACGTACGTCGAGCTGTCCTTTACGAACGGTGCGGGTTCGATCTCGGCTGGCGGGCAGACAGGGGACATTCAGCTCCGCATGTCGAAGAACGACTGGTCTAACTTCGATGAGACCAACGACTACTCCTTCGATCCCACCAAGACCTCCTATGCTGATTGGGATCGAGTCACGCTGTATCTCAATGGTCAGCTGGTATGGGGAATTGAACCCTAA
- a CDS encoding glycoside hydrolase family 9 protein — protein MVGRVQEAQAAVTDYNYAEALQKSILFYEAQRSGKLPENNRLNWRGDSGLQDGMDVGHDLTGGWYDAGDHVKFGLPMAYSATMLAWSVYEYREAYEQTGQLEYMLDNIKWATDYFIKAHTGPNEFYGQVGNGTLDHNWWGPAEVMPMPRPAYKIDAQHPGSDLAAGTAAALAAASIIFEETDAAYSQLLLQHAKELYQFADTYRGKYSDSITDARDYYNSWSGYEDELMWGAVWLYLATEDENYLNKARSVGENILSWGYEWAHNWDDVHKGAQLLMARITNDHRYIQAVENHLDYWSVGVNGRRITYTPGGLAYLDQWGALRYASTTAYLAFVYSDWVQDPAKQQRYRDFATSQILYILGDNPRNSSYVVGFGNNPPQRPHHRTAHGSYADSLDIPSSHRHILYGALVGGPNADDSYEDDVRNYINNEVATDYNAGFTGALAKMYLLYGQGQQPLSNFPQPEPVTEDEIFVEAGINTQGANFTEIKAILNNRSAWPARMGDKLSFKYFVDLSEVYAAGYTANDIRVTTHLNEGAQVSQLQAWDASKHLYYVDIDFTGVEIYPGGQSAHKKEVQFRIAAPAGTNFWNAANDYSYQGLTAQVKKTPYIPVYDGGVLEFGEEPGSQTEPQPDPDPGPGPGPDPDPDPQPVPEGDLIVEYLAADTNPYDNQIKPHFNIVNRGSTAVNLSDLKLRYYFSKDGGQAMNAWIDWAQIGSSHIQSSFTDEYVELSFTSQAGRISPNGESGPIQLRMSKNDWSNFDETNDYSFNPSITSFAPWERVTLYLNGQLVWGIEP, from the coding sequence CTGGTCGGCCGCGTTCAGGAAGCGCAGGCAGCGGTTACGGATTATAACTATGCCGAAGCTCTTCAGAAGTCGATCCTCTTCTATGAAGCGCAGCGCTCCGGCAAATTGCCGGAGAACAATCGTCTGAACTGGCGTGGGGATTCGGGCTTGCAGGATGGGATGGATGTGGGGCACGACTTGACCGGCGGCTGGTACGATGCCGGCGATCATGTGAAGTTTGGCTTGCCGATGGCTTACAGTGCAACGATGCTGGCATGGTCCGTTTATGAGTACCGAGAAGCCTATGAGCAGACAGGGCAGCTGGAGTACATGCTGGACAATATCAAATGGGCGACGGATTATTTTATCAAGGCGCATACGGGACCCAATGAATTCTATGGCCAAGTCGGCAACGGCACTCTCGACCATAACTGGTGGGGGCCGGCGGAAGTGATGCCGATGCCGCGCCCGGCATACAAGATCGATGCGCAGCATCCAGGTTCCGACCTCGCAGCCGGAACCGCAGCGGCGCTGGCCGCAGCCTCGATCATCTTCGAGGAAACGGATGCCGCTTATTCGCAGCTGCTGCTTCAGCATGCGAAGGAACTCTACCAATTCGCCGACACCTACCGGGGCAAGTATTCCGACAGCATCACCGATGCGCGGGATTATTACAACTCCTGGAGCGGTTATGAGGATGAATTGATGTGGGGAGCGGTGTGGCTGTATCTGGCGACGGAGGATGAGAACTATCTAAACAAGGCGCGAAGCGTCGGCGAGAACATTCTCAGCTGGGGCTATGAATGGGCCCACAATTGGGACGACGTGCACAAAGGCGCTCAGCTGCTCATGGCTAGGATCACCAACGATCATCGGTATATCCAAGCCGTTGAGAATCATCTGGATTATTGGTCCGTCGGCGTGAATGGTCGGCGCATCACCTACACACCCGGCGGCTTAGCTTACTTAGATCAATGGGGAGCGCTGCGCTATGCCTCGACGACCGCCTATCTAGCCTTTGTCTATTCCGATTGGGTGCAGGATCCGGCCAAACAGCAGAGATACCGCGATTTTGCCACAAGTCAGATCCTCTACATCCTGGGGGATAATCCGCGCAACAGCAGCTATGTGGTAGGCTTCGGCAACAATCCGCCGCAAAGACCGCACCATCGGACGGCCCACGGCTCTTATGCGGATAGTCTCGATATTCCATCCTCCCATCGGCATATTCTCTACGGCGCCTTAGTCGGCGGACCTAACGCGGATGATTCATATGAAGACGATGTTCGCAATTATATCAACAACGAAGTGGCGACGGATTATAATGCCGGCTTCACCGGTGCTCTGGCTAAGATGTATCTGCTCTATGGACAAGGCCAGCAGCCGCTCAGCAATTTCCCGCAGCCTGAGCCGGTGACGGAGGATGAGATCTTCGTCGAAGCAGGGATCAATACGCAAGGCGCCAACTTCACCGAGATCAAAGCAATTCTGAACAATCGCTCAGCTTGGCCGGCGCGAATGGGCGATAAGCTTTCCTTTAAGTATTTCGTCGATCTGTCTGAGGTGTATGCCGCAGGGTACACGGCGAACGACATTCGCGTAACGACGCATCTTAACGAAGGTGCACAGGTATCGCAATTACAGGCCTGGGATGCATCGAAACATCTCTATTATGTCGATATCGATTTTACCGGTGTCGAGATCTATCCGGGCGGACAATCGGCGCATAAGAAGGAAGTGCAATTCCGCATCGCCGCACCGGCCGGAACGAACTTCTGGAATGCGGCCAATGATTACTCCTACCAAGGTTTGACGGCTCAGGTCAAGAAGACGCCTTATATCCCTGTCTATGATGGGGGAGTCTTGGAATTCGGCGAAGAGCCGGGTTCGCAGACCGAACCGCAGCCGGACCCCGATCCTGGCCCGGGACCAGGCCCTGATCCAGATCCGGACCCGCAGCCGGTACCGGAGGGAGATCTCATCGTGGAATATCTTGCAGCGGATACCAACCCTTATGACAATCAGATCAAACCGCATTTTAATATCGTGAATCGCGGCTCGACGGCTGTAAATCTCAGTGACCTCAAGCTGCGCTACTACTTCAGCAAAGACGGCGGACAAGCCATGAATGCTTGGATTGACTGGGCGCAGATCGGCAGCAGCCATATTCAATCTTCTTTCACTGACGAATACGTCGAACTGAGCTTCACAAGTCAAGCAGGCAGGATCTCCCCGAACGGCGAAAGCGGTCCCATTCAATTGCGGATGTCTAAGAATGACTGGTCCAATTTTGACGAAACGAATGATTATTCCTTTAATCCAAGCATCACCTCATTTGCTCCATGGGAACGCGTCACGCTTTATCTGAACGGACAGCTGGTATGGGGGATCGAACCTTAA